A genome region from Lucilia cuprina isolate Lc7/37 chromosome 3, ASM2204524v1, whole genome shotgun sequence includes the following:
- the LOC111681240 gene encoding putative mediator of RNA polymerase II transcription subunit 26 isoform X2, giving the protein MESGPNGIKVEPSLEQQHLQHQQQQHHHQQYATNLLALNGSNARLLIDHPSTLLVPLSHHQQQLQQLQLQQQHQQQQQQLQQHHLQQQQLQQHLASQQQQQQQQQQQQQDQLQLQQQQQLQLAAAVTYPQPLSLKQPPLPTPITNNSGGTASGTGAGTTANNTTSLGPASVTSSTSSAVRHRWNESPEARARRLARNAERMRERRNRETEDEYRKRLARNAEANRMRRQNENEMERAMRLVRNAARQRLRRAMESPDQRAKRLQKLAERMRMYRANESPEQRKIRLAEMAARARQRIASESPEQRKERLKKLNEYARKAPPSTAAGGTSASGAAGTNSATPTGNDELSRQTAGGAQDDQQQLTASYQQAAALAANPIEYYQNMFINPATLRTGSAALLKQEPQTQQPQSQQSTNNQQNRFSTPQQQSAAANLLESETSNLFQQQLYDEASQKAKLPNVAAANVPHFSTIASSLELYQNKYAKKPELQQTNNTATSSSSSNNNNSGSVGVPTGTQNEKSESKVKTTHPQIQNPPTPLYNQFPYLATFPAAAANSTVSVTTPPNTPTQTAAYYPMYHNGFQLGIAPNTVPPPFTPVHFSTATNAVGSSPPTNAAASQQQHVIQDFPKAVRGRPRKLFSSNKDASQDDVLQQQEQQQKMSALLEQEINQMLASPQYTQRRGRGQQYQQLNTQLQQQQQQNQQQQQQQILQPNLQQQQQQQEHSSPNIIRSNGKLKYESDDEKRKRLDKMAAHQRALRANETPEQRVVRLQKLSERARLKRAEIRATETPEEKKIRLSRQAEYARMRRLRTHTPHFRSKSENGGSTTPSGIYEQSLGASTNGGYETKPNDGGGNNSVSGGSISQESASNSEEQLQQQQQAQQQQQQQAQQQQQQQQQQLLQMQHQQTQQRMLLPGQTPILLQMNNNNHNNNNFIKGNNKEYNNGQPENNDMLKILEPIIVMKTK; this is encoded by the exons ATGGAATCTGGTCCCAATGGGATAAAAGTAGAGCCATCATTAGAACAGCAACATTTAcagcatcagcaacaacaacatcatcatcaacaatatGCCACAAATTTGCTAGCTCTCAATGGCTCGAATGCCCGCCTACTCATCGATCATCCCTCAACGTTGCTGGTACCGTTGTCGCATCATCAACAGCAACTGCAACAATTACAACTCCAACAGcagcatcaacagcaacaacaacaactgcaacagcATCATTTGCAGCAGCAGCAATTGCAACAGCATTTAGCctcacaacagcagcaacaacagcaacaacaacagcagcagcaagatCAATTGCAactacagcagcaacaacaattgcaaTTGGCCGCAGCGGTCACTTATCCTCAGCCTTTGTCCCTTAAACAACCACCCCTACCCACGCCCATCACCAACAATAGCGGCGGCACTGCAAGTGGTACTGGAGCAGGAACCACCGCGAACAACACCACTTCGTTGGGTCCGGCGTCAGTAACATCGTCCACCTCATCGGCCGTCCGTCATCGTTGGAACGAAAGTCCAGAGGCTCGAGCTCGTCGTCTGGCACGCAATGCCGAGAGAATGCGAGAACGACGCAATCGTGAGACCGAAGATGAGTATCGCAAGCGGCTGGCACGCAATGCCGAAGCCAATCGAATGCGTCGTCAGAATGAAAACGAAATGGAACGAGCCATGCGTTTAGTACGTAACGCCGCAAGGCAGCGTCTGCGTCGCGCCATGGAATCGCCAGATCAAAGGGCTAAACGACTACAAAAACTTGCCGAACGGATGCGTATGTATCGAGCCAATGAATCACCGGAGCAAAGGAAAATTCGTCTCGCCGAAATGGCAGCCAGAGCCCGGCAGCGTATTGCCAGTGAATCCCCCGAGCAGCGTAAGGAGCGACTGAAAAAACTCAATGAGTATGCGAGAAAG GCACCACCTTCAACTGCAGCAGGCGGAACATCAGCATCGGGAGCAGCTGGAACAAACTCAGCCACGCCAACTGGAAACGATGAACTATCCCGACAAACTGCCGGCGGCGCCCAAGATGACCAACAACAGCTAACAGCATCATATCAGCAAGCTGCAGCCCTGGCAGCCAATCCCATTGAATACTATCAGAACATGTTCATCAATCCAGCCACTTTACGCACAGGCAGTGCTGCCCTCCTCAAGCAGGAACCCCAAACACAGCAGCCGCAATCTCAGCAATCCACCAACAATCAACAGAATCGTTTTAGCACTCCGCAACAACAGTCGGCAGCTGCAAATCTCCTCGAATCGGAGACGTCGAAtctttttcagcaacagttgtACGATGAAGCCTCACAAAAGGCCAAACTGCCAAATGTAGCAGCAGCTAATGTTCCTCACTTCAGCACAATCGCGAGTTCGTTAGAATTATATCAGAATAAGTATGCTAAGAAGCCGGAGCTTCAACAG ACAAATAATACAGCGAccagcagtagcagcagcaacaataacaacagcggGTCTGTTGGAGTCCCAACCGGAACACAGAATGAAAAAAGTGAATCAAAAGTAAAAACTACACATCCACAAATACAAAATCCCCCAACACCGCTCTACAATCAATTTCCCTATTTGGCGACTTTTCCGGCAGCTGCAGCCAACTCAACAGTGTCGGTAACAACCCCGCCAAATACACCAACCCAAACAGCCGCCTATTATCCTATGTATCATAATGGCTTTCAGCTGGGCATAGCGCCGAATACGGTGCCGCCCCCATTTACGCCAGTACACTTTTCAACGGCCACAAATGCAGTTGGATCTTCGCCACCAACAAATGCTGCGG CCAGCCAACAACAACATGTAATACAGGATTTTCCAAAAGCGGTCCGCGGTCGTCCTAGAAAGCTGTTTAGCTCAAATAAAGATGCGTCGCAGGACGATGTACTTCAGCAGCAAgagcagcaacaaaaaatgaGTGCTTTGCTAGAACAGGAGATCAATCAAATGCTAGCATCTCCACAATATACTCAGCGCCGCGGACGTGGTCAACAATATCAACAATTAAACACACAattacaacagcaacagcagcagaaccagcaacaacagcagcagcaaataTTGCAACCAAAcctacagcagcagcaacaacaacaagaacattcCTCCCCCAACATTATACGCAGCAATGGTAAACTCAAATACGAAAGTGATGATGAGAAACGCAAACGTCTTGACAAAATGGCTGCCCATCAGAGAGCACTGCGAGCTAACGAAACACCCGAACAACGAGTAGTACGTCTACAGAAACTAAGTGAACGGGCCCGTCTCAAACGAGCCGAAATACGTGCTACCGAAACTCCCGAAGAGAAGAAAATACGTCTCTCACGACAAGCCGAATATGCACGAATGCGTCGCCTTCGAACTCATACACCACATTTTCGCTCTAAATCTGAAAATGGTGGCTCCACTACTCCATCGGGCATCTATGAACAGTCACTGGGTGCTTCTACAAATGGTGGCTATGAGACAAAACCCAACGATGGTGGTGGAAATAATAGTGTTAGTGGCGGTAGTATATCACAGGAAAGTGCTTCAAATAGTGAGGAACAactacagcagcagcaacaggcgcaacaacaacaacagcagcaggcacagcaacaacaacagcagcagcaacagcaattgTTACAAATGCAACATCAGCAAACACAACAACGTATGTTACTTCCAGGTCAAACTCCCATACTACttcaaatgaacaacaacaaccacaacaataataatttcataaaaggCAACAACAAAGAATACAATAATGGTCAACCGGAAAATAATGATATGTTAAAAATTCTTGAACCCATAATTGtcatgaaaacaaaataa
- the LOC111681240 gene encoding alpha-protein kinase 1 isoform X1, with protein sequence MESGPNGIKVEPSLEQQHLQHQQQQHHHQQYATNLLALNGSNARLLIDHPSTLLVPLSHHQQQLQQLQLQQQHQQQQQQLQQHHLQQQQLQQHLASQQQQQQQQQQQQQDQLQLQQQQQLQLAAAVTYPQPLSLKQPPLPTPITNNSGGTASGTGAGTTANNTTSLGPASVTSSTSSAVRHRWNESPEARARRLARNAERMRERRNRETEDEYRKRLARNAEANRMRRQNENEMERAMRLVRNAARQRLRRAMESPDQRAKRLQKLAERMRMYRANESPEQRKIRLAEMAARARQRIASESPEQRKERLKKLNEYARKVREKKKIIKHGAAQTPNSNQNSNTTQSASINCNNNDSLNLNHQAPPSTAAGGTSASGAAGTNSATPTGNDELSRQTAGGAQDDQQQLTASYQQAAALAANPIEYYQNMFINPATLRTGSAALLKQEPQTQQPQSQQSTNNQQNRFSTPQQQSAAANLLESETSNLFQQQLYDEASQKAKLPNVAAANVPHFSTIASSLELYQNKYAKKPELQQTNNTATSSSSSNNNNSGSVGVPTGTQNEKSESKVKTTHPQIQNPPTPLYNQFPYLATFPAAAANSTVSVTTPPNTPTQTAAYYPMYHNGFQLGIAPNTVPPPFTPVHFSTATNAVGSSPPTNAAASQQQHVIQDFPKAVRGRPRKLFSSNKDASQDDVLQQQEQQQKMSALLEQEINQMLASPQYTQRRGRGQQYQQLNTQLQQQQQQNQQQQQQQILQPNLQQQQQQQEHSSPNIIRSNGKLKYESDDEKRKRLDKMAAHQRALRANETPEQRVVRLQKLSERARLKRAEIRATETPEEKKIRLSRQAEYARMRRLRTHTPHFRSKSENGGSTTPSGIYEQSLGASTNGGYETKPNDGGGNNSVSGGSISQESASNSEEQLQQQQQAQQQQQQQAQQQQQQQQQQLLQMQHQQTQQRMLLPGQTPILLQMNNNNHNNNNFIKGNNKEYNNGQPENNDMLKILEPIIVMKTK encoded by the exons ATGGAATCTGGTCCCAATGGGATAAAAGTAGAGCCATCATTAGAACAGCAACATTTAcagcatcagcaacaacaacatcatcatcaacaatatGCCACAAATTTGCTAGCTCTCAATGGCTCGAATGCCCGCCTACTCATCGATCATCCCTCAACGTTGCTGGTACCGTTGTCGCATCATCAACAGCAACTGCAACAATTACAACTCCAACAGcagcatcaacagcaacaacaacaactgcaacagcATCATTTGCAGCAGCAGCAATTGCAACAGCATTTAGCctcacaacagcagcaacaacagcaacaacaacagcagcagcaagatCAATTGCAactacagcagcaacaacaattgcaaTTGGCCGCAGCGGTCACTTATCCTCAGCCTTTGTCCCTTAAACAACCACCCCTACCCACGCCCATCACCAACAATAGCGGCGGCACTGCAAGTGGTACTGGAGCAGGAACCACCGCGAACAACACCACTTCGTTGGGTCCGGCGTCAGTAACATCGTCCACCTCATCGGCCGTCCGTCATCGTTGGAACGAAAGTCCAGAGGCTCGAGCTCGTCGTCTGGCACGCAATGCCGAGAGAATGCGAGAACGACGCAATCGTGAGACCGAAGATGAGTATCGCAAGCGGCTGGCACGCAATGCCGAAGCCAATCGAATGCGTCGTCAGAATGAAAACGAAATGGAACGAGCCATGCGTTTAGTACGTAACGCCGCAAGGCAGCGTCTGCGTCGCGCCATGGAATCGCCAGATCAAAGGGCTAAACGACTACAAAAACTTGCCGAACGGATGCGTATGTATCGAGCCAATGAATCACCGGAGCAAAGGAAAATTCGTCTCGCCGAAATGGCAGCCAGAGCCCGGCAGCGTATTGCCAGTGAATCCCCCGAGCAGCGTAAGGAGCGACTGAAAAAACTCAATGAGTATGCGAGAAAGGtcagagaaaagaaaaaaattataaaacacgGCGCGGCGCAGACTCCGAATTCGAATCAGAATTCGAATACGACGCAAAGCGCTtcaataaattgtaataataacgACTCTTTAAATCTAAACCATCAGGCACCACCTTCAACTGCAGCAGGCGGAACATCAGCATCGGGAGCAGCTGGAACAAACTCAGCCACGCCAACTGGAAACGATGAACTATCCCGACAAACTGCCGGCGGCGCCCAAGATGACCAACAACAGCTAACAGCATCATATCAGCAAGCTGCAGCCCTGGCAGCCAATCCCATTGAATACTATCAGAACATGTTCATCAATCCAGCCACTTTACGCACAGGCAGTGCTGCCCTCCTCAAGCAGGAACCCCAAACACAGCAGCCGCAATCTCAGCAATCCACCAACAATCAACAGAATCGTTTTAGCACTCCGCAACAACAGTCGGCAGCTGCAAATCTCCTCGAATCGGAGACGTCGAAtctttttcagcaacagttgtACGATGAAGCCTCACAAAAGGCCAAACTGCCAAATGTAGCAGCAGCTAATGTTCCTCACTTCAGCACAATCGCGAGTTCGTTAGAATTATATCAGAATAAGTATGCTAAGAAGCCGGAGCTTCAACAG ACAAATAATACAGCGAccagcagtagcagcagcaacaataacaacagcggGTCTGTTGGAGTCCCAACCGGAACACAGAATGAAAAAAGTGAATCAAAAGTAAAAACTACACATCCACAAATACAAAATCCCCCAACACCGCTCTACAATCAATTTCCCTATTTGGCGACTTTTCCGGCAGCTGCAGCCAACTCAACAGTGTCGGTAACAACCCCGCCAAATACACCAACCCAAACAGCCGCCTATTATCCTATGTATCATAATGGCTTTCAGCTGGGCATAGCGCCGAATACGGTGCCGCCCCCATTTACGCCAGTACACTTTTCAACGGCCACAAATGCAGTTGGATCTTCGCCACCAACAAATGCTGCGG CCAGCCAACAACAACATGTAATACAGGATTTTCCAAAAGCGGTCCGCGGTCGTCCTAGAAAGCTGTTTAGCTCAAATAAAGATGCGTCGCAGGACGATGTACTTCAGCAGCAAgagcagcaacaaaaaatgaGTGCTTTGCTAGAACAGGAGATCAATCAAATGCTAGCATCTCCACAATATACTCAGCGCCGCGGACGTGGTCAACAATATCAACAATTAAACACACAattacaacagcaacagcagcagaaccagcaacaacagcagcagcaaataTTGCAACCAAAcctacagcagcagcaacaacaacaagaacattcCTCCCCCAACATTATACGCAGCAATGGTAAACTCAAATACGAAAGTGATGATGAGAAACGCAAACGTCTTGACAAAATGGCTGCCCATCAGAGAGCACTGCGAGCTAACGAAACACCCGAACAACGAGTAGTACGTCTACAGAAACTAAGTGAACGGGCCCGTCTCAAACGAGCCGAAATACGTGCTACCGAAACTCCCGAAGAGAAGAAAATACGTCTCTCACGACAAGCCGAATATGCACGAATGCGTCGCCTTCGAACTCATACACCACATTTTCGCTCTAAATCTGAAAATGGTGGCTCCACTACTCCATCGGGCATCTATGAACAGTCACTGGGTGCTTCTACAAATGGTGGCTATGAGACAAAACCCAACGATGGTGGTGGAAATAATAGTGTTAGTGGCGGTAGTATATCACAGGAAAGTGCTTCAAATAGTGAGGAACAactacagcagcagcaacaggcgcaacaacaacaacagcagcaggcacagcaacaacaacagcagcagcaacagcaattgTTACAAATGCAACATCAGCAAACACAACAACGTATGTTACTTCCAGGTCAAACTCCCATACTACttcaaatgaacaacaacaaccacaacaataataatttcataaaaggCAACAACAAAGAATACAATAATGGTCAACCGGAAAATAATGATATGTTAAAAATTCTTGAACCCATAATTGtcatgaaaacaaaataa
- the LOC111680364 gene encoding serine/threonine-protein kinase pakD encodes MSTGVGGGGSITTDHHSRLYFLNSPTAPLSARDPFLIKPEYLNYDNPMHHLYPSNRGLIDYNNYTVTAAAAAVTAAAASSASAAAAANNTSASSAASTSNNNNANTNAAVVAANSTVVAAVALNLENTFHHQVQHQQQQQQQSANNPNTTNAHPLHQSLSSTSSQSTRAQKAARRRSNESPEARQRRLERNAARMREKRAKESEAEYRLRLAKNAEANRIRRQNENEVQRTLRLMKNAARQRLRRASETPEERKKRLAKAAERMRIARAKQPKIPKPPLADRLKGY; translated from the coding sequence ATGTCCACAGGAGTGGGAGGTGGAGGGAGCATAACGACAGATCATCATAGCCGCCTGTATTTCCTCAACTCACCCACGGCCCCACTGTCCGCACGCGACCCCTTCTTAATCAAACCGGAATACCTCAATTATGATAATCCCATGCATCACCTCTACCCAAGTAATCGGGGACTCATAGACTATAACAATTATACGGTAACAGCAGCGGCCGCAGCAGTAACAGCAGCAGCCGCATCCTCCGCCTCAGCAGCAGCCGCCGCCAACAATACTTCTGCCTCTTCAGCCGCCTCCACGTCCAACAACAATAACGCCAACACCAACGCTGCCGTCGTTGCCGCCAATTCAACGGTTGTTGCCGCAGTAGCTCTTAATTTAGAAAACACTTTCCACCACCAGGTCCAgcaccagcagcagcaacaacaacagtccGCCAACAATCCGAACACAACAAACGCCCATCCGTTGCATCAGTCGCTCAGCAGCACCTCCTCGCAGTCTACACGCGCCCAAAAAGCCGCCCGACGTCGTAGTAACGAATCACCCGAGGCCCGCCAACGAAGACTGGAACGGAACGCTGCAAGAATGCGCGAGAAACGCGCCAAAGAGTCCGAAGCTGAGTATCGTTTGCGGCTGGCGAAAAATGCCGAAGCGAATCGTATACGACGTCAGAATGAAAACGAAGTACAAAGAACCTTAAGACTGATGAAAAATGCGGCACGCCAGCGATTGCGACGTGCCAGTGAAACTCCCGAAGAACGTAAAAAACGTTTGGCCAAGGCAGCTGAGCGTATGCGTATAGCGCGTGCCAAACAACCCAAAATACCTAAGCCACCGTTGGCGGACCGTCTTAAGGGctattaa